From Penicillium psychrofluorescens genome assembly, chromosome: 1, one genomic window encodes:
- a CDS encoding uncharacterized protein (ID:PFLUO_001238-T1.cds;~source:funannotate) produces the protein MKSILSLPFFAAVAFATSRLTPPPGSIVVAKSGGDFDSISSAIQSLNQGIRENQTIFVKAGTYEEQVSIPAMSGLLTIYGETKDILSYSANTVTVTYNASTSSTASSKDADTATVQNGAASTRFYNLNFANSHSAGESALALSASGTQQGYYGCQFTGNENTILTQVGGTQVFARCLIQGTSDFITGQYARVWFDAVAIRVLPCSGQGFITANGRSSNDDPSYYVINNSSVDAASDKTVTSGSYYLGRPLSDFSRVVFQDTYMSEVVNSAGWSEWTKAKPNTQDVDFGEYDNSGPGSLGSRASFSKKLSSALAVGDIINDGYQSWVDVSYLS, from the exons ATGAAATCCATTCTGTCGCTccccttcttcgccgccgtCGCATTCGCGACCAGTCGTCTGACACCACCGCCGGGATCGATTGTGGTGGCCAAATCGGGAGGTGACTTTGACTCG ATTAGCTCTGCCATTCAGTCACTCAACCAGGGCATCCGCGAGAACCAGACCATCTTTGTCAAGGCGGGTACCTATGAAGAGCAGGTGTCTATCCCGGCCATGAGTGGGCTTCTTACCATTTATGGAGAAACCAAGGA TATCCTCTCCTATTCGGCCAATACAGTTACCGTCACCTACAATGCCAGTACGTCGTCGACAGCGTCATCCAAGGACGCTGATACGG CTACCGTCCAAAACGGCGCGGCTTCGACAAGGTTCTATAATCTCAACTTCGCCAACAGCCACAGCGCCGGCGAGTCGGCCCTGGCGTTGAGCGCCTCGGGCACCCAGCAAGGCTATTATGGGTGCCAGTTCACCGGAAACGAGA ACACAATCCTCACTCAAGTCGGTGGCACGCAGGTGTTCGCCAGGTGTTTAATCCAGGGCACGTC TGATTTCATCACCGGCCAGTACGCGCGTGTGTGGTTTGACGCTGTCGCCATCAGAGTCCTCCCATGCTCCGGCCAGGGCTTCATTACCGCCAACGGCCGGTCCTCGAACGACGACCCGTCCTACTACGTGATCAACAACTCCAGCGTCGACGCAGCCTCAGACAAAACTGTCACGTCTGGCAGCTACTACCTCGGCCGTCCCTTGTCTGATTTCTCCCGGGTTGTCTTCCAGGATACCTATATGAGCGAGGTGGTCAATAGCGCCGGCTGGAGCGAGTGGACCAAGGCAAAGCCCAACACACAGGATGTCGATTTCGGCGAGTACGACAACTCCGGTCCTGGTAGCTTGGGCTCGCGGGCGAGCTTCTCTAAGAAATTGAGCTCGGCTCTCGCTGTTGGTGATATCATCAATGACGGATACCAGTCGTGGGTCGACGTGAGCTACTTGTCTTAG
- a CDS encoding uncharacterized protein (ID:PFLUO_001237-T1.cds;~source:funannotate), with translation MSSDSSTTGSYQGRPAHLDESNFIRRNRALHWARTGLSFIILIAAVTIIACEAVPLRHYKVTAAWADAGLALWPLNLDTRPTKAALACGCVIAVLNLAYITIALLPSPHSRIKTLNTFSAASAVAGFITALTGVLFTLYPPSSTYPVGFSENETLHSWTCKWRSSRNTIATPIHFARDCAEMRAGFVLLGVLVGLEFIMGLVAIVGSWMQGSVARQRADEQHQLEKVEIVTKQ, from the exons ATGAGTTCCGACTCGTCGACAACCGGCTCATACCAGGGCCGTCCAGCACATCTGGATGAGTCGAATTTTATACGCCGCAATCGTGCGCTGCACTGGGCTCGTACAGGCCTGTCCTTTATCATCTTAATCGCCGCTGTTACTATCATTGCCTGCGAAGCTGTACCGCTGCGCCATTACAAGGTCACCGCCGCATGGGCTGATGCCGGTCTTGCCCTGTGGCCACTGAACCTGGATACTCGCCCCACGAAAGCCGCATTAGCCTGCGGTTGTGTGATCGCGGTTCTGAACCTGGCCTATATCACTATCGCACTTCTTCCATCC CCGCATTCGCGAATCAAAACGCTCAATACCTTCTCCGCCGCCTCGGCAGTTGCAGGATTTATCACTGCCCTGACCGGGGTTCTGTTCACGCTCTACCCGCCTTCATCGACGTACCCGGTCGGCTTTAGCGAGAACGAGACGCTGCACTCCTGGACCTGTAAATGGAGATCATCTCGGAATACCATTGCGACCCCCATTCATTTCGCTCGGGACTGTGCCGAGATGCGGGCCGGTTTCGTCCTTCTGGGTGTTCTAGTCGGGTTGGAATTTATCATGGGCCTCGTGGCAATTGTTGGCTCCTGGATGCAGGGCAGTGTGGCCCGCCAGCGCGCAGATGAGCAGCatcagctggagaaggtggagatTGTCACAAAGCAGTGA
- a CDS encoding uncharacterized protein (ID:PFLUO_001235-T1.cds;~source:funannotate): MNEATTSLLAEHFSYTPLSLIDDIINSINNLIYQAISSLESGLINTPPERLGFAHASNGSTIPDTDEDGNVVYPEAKLEIENGLHQLETLLEANVDKAFDKFEIYVLRNILTVPEDLLSSVRLKHYENLSFVPSPDTPTPETILAQRKKLIETRKLSRSLKDECARNDVVISQLRSILSTVENAKPDGGADATENKENNQPDLSFLTSSPAARQLRVGVAAGSNTKHTPLTTNTTFILSQLPALQTTLEQLRPRLAALPQASVAKETKSKRDERKEYIESRIRLHLERAGQLAMGDDGHPMVAGRRIDISEAHALENVASMLTHQKKA, translated from the exons ATGAACGAAGCCACCACTTCGCTCCTCGCGGAGCACTTTAGCTACACGCCTCTG TCGCTCATAGATGACATTATCAATTCGATCAACAACTTGATCTACCAGGCCATCTCAAGCCTAGAATCCGGCCTGATCAACACGCCTCCGGAGCGTTTGGGCTTCGCGCACGCCAGCAACGGCTCCACCATCCCCGacaccgacgaggatggcAATGTTGTCTACCCCGAGGCAAAGCTGGAGATTGAGAATGGCCTCCACCAGCTGGAGACGCTGCTTGAAGCCAATGTTGACAAGGCATTTGACAAGTTCGAAATCTACGTGCTGAGGAATATCCTCACGGTGCCCGAGGATCTTCTGTCCTCGGTGAGGCTGAAGCATTACGAG AATCTCTCTTTCGTCCCTTCACCCGACACCCCCACACCAGAAACCATTCTTGcgcagcgcaagaagctcatcgagACCCGCAAACTAAGTCGGTCATTGAAAGATGAATGCGCTCGGAACGACGTGGTTATTTCCCAATTGCGATCGATTCTCTCGACTGTCGAAAATGCCAAACCCGATGGTGGCGCCGACGCTacagaaaacaaagaaaacaacCAGCCGGATttgtccttcttgacctccAGTCCCGCCGCGCGCCAGCTACGTGTCGGCGTTGCGGCCGGGTCCAACACCAAGCATACGCCTCTCACGACCAACACCACCTTCATTCTTTCTCAACTTCCAGCCCTCCAAACAaccctggagcagctccGTCCTCGATTGGCAGCACTGCCGCAAGCATCTGTGGCCAAGGAGACCAAGTCTAAGAGAGACGAACGCAAAGAATACATCGAGAGCCGGATCAGACTGCACCTGGAGCGCGCCGGACAGCTTGCTATgggtgatgatggacatcCAATGGTCGCCGGTCGCCGGATTGACATCTCGGAAGCCCATGCACTGGAGAATGTTGCAAGCATGCTTACACACCAAAAGAAGGCATGA
- a CDS encoding uncharacterized protein (ID:PFLUO_001239-T1.cds;~source:funannotate), translating into MPADPAVSAVAPDVDDEAYDSAEDEDFQLDAAQDVSELSSDADEEAAEPAKKKRKTAKKPKVDEDLELDSGDEATIRKAKERKERKRKGKKAKGKRAEESDEDIDLDEDDEEGGTGGFVRTRAMKMHLHEERKPLAKIDGATVDVNALWEKMNAPQSDLGLRPTQTQQDDEPVPEPAHAADTEVQDQRSREPEEKPRHFQHSVQMVKIKRTYKFAGEWITEEKVVPKDSAEARAFLSSGENVELADAEDVAAVDATHTLLRRPVRKISRFDPNPNGMIKKSWERQPAVEVSAGQDARGPKINTVEKSRLDWAQYVDQAGIQDELRVHSRAKEGYMGRMDFLGRMEDRREEERRNARLKTM; encoded by the exons ATGCCGGCCGATCCAGCAGTATCGGCAGTAGCACctgatgtggatgatgaagccTACGACtctgccgaagatgaagactTCCAGCTGGACGCGGCGCAGGACGTGTCCGAGCTGTCctccgacgccgacgaggaggccgcggagcccgcgaagaagaaacggAAAACCGCCAAGAAACCCAAAGTCGACGAAGACCTGGAACTAGACTCCGGCGACGAAGCGACCATCCGCAAGGcgaaagagaggaaggagaggaagcggaaaggcaagaaggccaagggcAAACGCGCAGAAGAGTCGGATGAGGATATCGAcctcgatgaagatgatgaagaaggtggcaCAGGAGGATTTGTGCGCACGCGCGCGATGAAGATGCATTT ACACGAAGAGCGCAAACCGCTGGCCAAGATTGACGGCGCGACCGTGGACGTGAACGCTttgtgggagaagatgaacgCCCCCCAGAGTGACCTGGGACTGCGCCCGACTCAGACCCAGCAGGATGACGAACCGGTCCCAGAACCCGCGCATGCGGCCGACACGGAGGTGCAAGACCAGCGTTCCCGCGAGCCGGAGGAAAAGCCGCGCCATTTCCAGCACAGTGTGCAGATGGTCAAGATCAAACGCACCTACAAATTCGCCGGGGAGTGGATCACAGAAGAGAAGGTCGTGCCCAAGGACTCGGCCGAGGCCAGGGCGTTCTTGTCTAGTGGCGAGAATGTTGAATtggccgatgccgaggatgttGCGGCTGTTGATGCTACGCACACGCTGCTGCGTCGTCCTGTGCGCAAGATCTCACGGTTCGATCCCAACCCGAACGGAatgatcaagaagagctgggagaggCAGCCAGCCGTGGAGGTGTCTGCCGGTCAGGACGCTCGCGGGCCCAAGATCAACACGGTCGAAAAATCAAGGCTCGATTGGGCGCAGTACGTCGACCAAGCGGGCATCCAAGACGAGCTTCGCGTGCACAGCAGGGCCAAGGAGGGCTATATGGGCCGCATGGACTTCCTTGGTCGCATGGAAGACaggcgagaagaagagcgacGGAATGCACGACTCAAGACAATGTGA
- a CDS encoding uncharacterized protein (ID:PFLUO_001240-T1.cds;~source:funannotate) has protein sequence MPQFKSSLGMMALTVGSAMAALDSCSSNSSLSCHGSSKTPTCCFQYPGGALLQTQFWDSDPATGPTDSWTIHGLWPDNCDGTYQASCDSARAYTNITDILKSQGRSELLTYMNKYWVSDDGSDESFWEHEWSKHGTCLNTIKPSCYSNYQPQEEVGQFFQKVVDLFKGLDTYTALSNAGITPDSSKTYDLADIQNALSKIHSGVTAYVGCESDSMDEVYYFFNVRGNVIDGTYQPTAPLEKSNCPSSGIKYTPKSGSSN, from the exons ATGCCTCAATTCAAGTCTTCGCTGGGCATGATGGCCCTGACGGTTGGCTCTGCCATGGCCGCCCTCGACTCGTGCTCGAGCAACTCGTCGCTGAGCTGCCACGGCTCCTCCAAGACCCCGACTTGCTGTTTCCAGTACCCCGGCGGTGCTCTGCTGCAGACCCAGTTCTGGGACTCCGACCCGGCGACGGGCCCGACTGACTCGTGGACCATCCATGGACTGTG GCCCGACAACTGCGACGGCACCTACCAGGCCAGCTGCGACTCGGCCCGTGCCTACACCAACATCACGGACATCCTGAAGTCGCAGGGCCGCTCGGAGCTGCTCACCTACATGAACAAGTACTGGGTGTCCGACGACGGATCGGACGAGTCGTTCTGGGAGCACGAGTGGTCAAAGCACGGCACATGCCTGAACACCATCAAGCCCAGCTGCTACAGCAACTACCAGCCGCAGGAGGAAGTCGGCCAGTTCTTCCAGAAGGTGGTGGATCTGTTCAAGGGCCTGGATACCTATACCGCTCTCTCCAATGCTGGCATCACCCCCGACTCCTCCAAGACCTACGACCTCGCCGATATTCAGAATGCGCTGTCGAAGATCCACAGCGGCGTGACGGCGTACGTCGGCTGCGAGAGCGACAGCATGGATGAGGTCTATTACTTCTTCAATGTGCGCGGCAACGTCATTGACGGCACGTACCAACCGACTGCTCCGC TCGAGAAATCTAACTGCCCCTCCAGTGGCATCAAGTATACCCCCAagagcggcagcagcaacTAA
- a CDS encoding uncharacterized protein (ID:PFLUO_001236-T1.cds;~source:funannotate) — protein MPLSKLNGVKLPASADFHVHLRDGPMMELVTPTIRQGGVNTVYVMPNLVPPITTVDHALDYKKRLQAIEPNVNYLMSLYLHETITPETIIEAKKRGITGVKSYPAGVTTNSSSGVVDYSAFYPVFAEMERQDMILNLHGECPSQGDVTVLSAEERFLPILAELHAQFPKLRIILEHCTTVAAVEAVKKCGPTVAGTITAHHLSIIIDSWAGDPFCFCKPVAKTPADRDALLRAAVSGNPKFFFGSDSAPHPAASKRGGEKIAAGVFTQPYTTQVVIDAFEQAVQNGVLKDEEITPEIVEGFMTKFGRAFYKIGEEQKEFITIEKKGEKIVDILQSDKIDVVPFRKTQEIWSVSWS, from the exons ATGCCACTGTCTAAGCTAAATGGAGTCAAGCTCCCCGCCTCGGCGGACTTCCACG TTCACCTCCGCGATGGACCCATGATGGAGCTGGTGACCCCGACCATTCGGCAGGGAGGAGTGAACACGGTCTACGTCATG CCCAACCTGGTGCCACCGATCACAACCGTCGACCACGCCCTCGACTATAAGAAGCGCCTGCAAGCCATTGAGCCCAATGTCAACTACCTCATGTCGCTGTACCTCCACGAAACCATCACGCCGGAGACGATCATTGAGGCCAAGAAGCGGGGCATAACAGGCGTCAAGAGCTATCCCGCCGGGGTGACCACCAACTCGAGCTCGGGTGTCGTCGACTACTCGGCGTTCTACCCGGTCTTCGCGGAGATGGAACGGCAAGACATGATTCTGAACTTGCACGGCGAGTGCCCGTCCCAGGGCGACGTGACGGTGTTGTCGGCGGAGGAACGGTTCCTGCCCATCCTGGCGGAGCTTCATGCCCAATTCCCCAAGCTGCGCATTATCCTGGAGCACTGTACCACTGTCGCAGCTGTCGAAGCTGTGAAGAAGTGCGGGCCAACGGTTGCTggcaccatcaccgcccaccATCTGTCCATTATCATTGATTCGTGGGCGGGGGATCCATTCTGCTTCTGCAAGCCGGTTGCCAAGACGCCGGCGGACCGCGATGCCCTTTTGCGCGCAGCAGTCTCGGGCAACCCCAAGTTCTTCTTTGGGTCTGATAGTGCCCCGCACCCGGCAGCGTCGAAGCGCGGCGGAGAGAAGATCGCCGCGGGTGTTTTCACACAGCCATATACCACTCAGGTCGTTATCGATGCCTTCGAACAGGCCGTCCAGAACGGCGTTCtgaaggatgaggagatcaCACCGGAGATCGTGGAGGGTTTCATGACCAAGTTCGGACGGGCGTTTTATAAAATCggggaggagcagaaggagtTCATCACCATCGAGAAGAAAGGTGAGAAGATTGTGGATATCTTGCAGTCCGACAAGATCGACGTGGTCCCCTTCCGAAAGACTCAGGAGATATGGAGCGTATCCTGGTCGTGA